The proteins below come from a single Vitis vinifera cultivar Pinot Noir 40024 chromosome 9, ASM3070453v1 genomic window:
- the LOC100263448 gene encoding ras-related protein RHN1 isoform X2 — MGTGKTSLVLRFVKGQFFEHQEPTIGAAFFTQLLSLNEATVKFDIWDTAGQERYHSLAPMYYRGAAAAVVVYDISNVDTFVRAKKWVQELQKQGNKNLVMALVANKCDLESKREVNTQEGEKLSEENGMFFIETSAKTSLNINELFYEIAKRLAIAQPSQPSGMNLHETENSGRRLFCCSV, encoded by the exons ATGGGAACTGGGAAAACCAGCTTGGTGTTAAGATTTGTGAAAGGCCAATTTTTCGAACACCAG GAACCAACCATAGGAGCAGCATTTTTCACTCAGTTACTATCATTAAATGAAGCCActgtgaaatttgacatatgggACACAGCAGGACAAGAGCGATATCATAGCCTGGCTCCAATGTACTATCGTGGTGCAGCAGCAGCGGTTGTTGTGTATGACATCTCCAATGTG GATACATTTGTTCGAGCCAAAAAATGGGTTCAAGAACTGCAAAAACAAG GAAACAAGAATTTGGTAATGGCATTGGTTGCAAACAAGTGTGACTTGGAATCAAAGAGAGAAGTGAACACTCAG GAGGGGGAAAAACTCTCAGAGGAAAATGGGATGTTCTTCATAGAAACATCAGCCAAAACTTCTCTCAACATCAATGAGCTCTTCTATGAAATAG CAAAGCGGCTAGCAATAGCTCAACCATCACAGCCTTCTGGGATGAATCTGCATGAGACAGAAAACAGTGGAAGAAGACTATTTTGTTGCTCAGTATGA
- the LOC100263448 gene encoding ras-related protein RHN1 isoform X1 — translation MARPSNKNIQAKLVLVGDMGTGKTSLVLRFVKGQFFEHQEPTIGAAFFTQLLSLNEATVKFDIWDTAGQERYHSLAPMYYRGAAAAVVVYDISNVDTFVRAKKWVQELQKQGNKNLVMALVANKCDLESKREVNTQEGEKLSEENGMFFIETSAKTSLNINELFYEIAKRLAIAQPSQPSGMNLHETENSGRRLFCCSV, via the exons ATGGCGAGGCCTAGCAACAAGAACATACAAGCCAAGCTG gtGCTTGTGGGGGATATGGGAACTGGGAAAACCAGCTTGGTGTTAAGATTTGTGAAAGGCCAATTTTTCGAACACCAG GAACCAACCATAGGAGCAGCATTTTTCACTCAGTTACTATCATTAAATGAAGCCActgtgaaatttgacatatgggACACAGCAGGACAAGAGCGATATCATAGCCTGGCTCCAATGTACTATCGTGGTGCAGCAGCAGCGGTTGTTGTGTATGACATCTCCAATGTG GATACATTTGTTCGAGCCAAAAAATGGGTTCAAGAACTGCAAAAACAAG GAAACAAGAATTTGGTAATGGCATTGGTTGCAAACAAGTGTGACTTGGAATCAAAGAGAGAAGTGAACACTCAG GAGGGGGAAAAACTCTCAGAGGAAAATGGGATGTTCTTCATAGAAACATCAGCCAAAACTTCTCTCAACATCAATGAGCTCTTCTATGAAATAG CAAAGCGGCTAGCAATAGCTCAACCATCACAGCCTTCTGGGATGAATCTGCATGAGACAGAAAACAGTGGAAGAAGACTATTTTGTTGCTCAGTATGA
- the LOC100241173 gene encoding protein ALTERED PHOSPHATE STARVATION RESPONSE 1, whose translation MGCTQSKIENEEIVTRCKERKLFMKDAVTARNAFAAAHSAYAMSLKNTGAALSDYAHGEVQNPQLPTQTNSNNPPHYETLPPPPPPLPNFPAAPLQRAATMPELKLPKPDSKPSDTIEEENEDEISDDEMGSSSLRHRSSRRSGGGSRSAKLEVEDDSPPPPPPRVDTPPPPPRREEPPSMPPETNNATWEFFFPSVENMPGTTLSEVEEVRVHEQKVFEERPKRVDETPVVVENPVEPAPAPPPPGAVVGPKNPKKVKQGSSSVTAGPGAGVMEVKRAGGKNLLQIFIELDDHFLKASESAHEVSKMLEATRLHYHSNFADNRGHIDHSARVMRAITWNRSFKGLPNADDGKDDFDSEEHETHATVLDKMLAWEKKLYDEVKAGEIMRFEYQKKVAMLNKQKKRGTNAEALEKTKAAVSHLNTRYIVDMQSMDSTVSEINRLRDDQLYPKLVALVDGMATMWGTMLEHHKSQSKTAMALKSLDISQSPKETSEHHHKRTIQLWIVVQEWHSQFDKLVTNQKNYITALKKWLRLNLIPIESNLKEKVSSPPRPQNPPIQALLQAWNDHLEKLPDELAKTSISNFAAIIETIMQHQQDEMRLKAKCEETAKELERKTRQFNDWHSKYMQKRIPDENDREHSGDDPHDEVVIERKLVVETLSNRLKDEEETYQKECVLVRDKSLASLKNHLPELFRALSEFSYACSDMYSRLRSISRSQKPAGN comes from the exons ATGGGTTGCACGCAATCGAAGATCGAGAACGAAGAAATCGTGACGAGATGCAAAGAACGGAAGCTGTTCATGAAGGATGCGGTGACGGCACGCAACGCCTTCGCGGCGGCGCACTCCGCCTACGCCATGTCGTTGAAGAACACCGGCGCGGCCCTCAGTGACTATGCCCACGGCGAAGTCCAAAACCCCCAACTTCCCACGCAGACCAACTCCAATAACCCGCCCCACTACGAGACCCTTCCTCCGCCACCGCCGCCCCTCCCCAATTTCCCTGCGGCGCCGCTCCAGCGGGCTGCCACCATGCCGGAGCTCAAGCTTCCGAAGCCGGATTCGAAGCCCTCTGACACGATAGAGGAAGAGAACGAAGACGAAATTTCGGATGATGAAATGGGTAGCAGCAGTTTGAGGCACCGGAGCAGTCGCCGGAGTGGAGGTGGGAGTAGGAGTGCCAAATTGGAGGTGGAAGATGATAGCCCCCCGCCACCGCCGCCGAGGGTGGATACGCCGCCTCCTCCGCCGCGGAGAGAGGAGCCTCCGTCGATGCCCCCGGAGACGAATAACGCCACGTGGGAATTTTTCTTCCCGTCGGTGGAGAATATGCCAGGGACGACACTGAGTGAGGTGGAAGAGGTCAGGGTACATGAGCAGAAGGTGTTTGAGGAAAGGCCTAAGAGGGTTGATGAAACTCCGGTGGTAGTGGAGAATCCAGTGGAACCGGCACCGGCACCCCCACCACCAGGGGCGGTGGTGGGGCCGAAGAATCCAAAAAAGGTGAAACAAGGGTCGAGTTCGGTCACTGCAGGGCCAGGAGCAGGGGTCATGGAGGTGAAGAGAGCAGGAGGAAAGAATTTGTTACAAATATTTATTGAACTAGATGATCATTTTCTTAAGGCCTCAGAGAGTGCTCATGAGGTTTCCAAGATGCTTGAGGCTACCCGATTGCATTATCACTCTAATTTTGCAGATAATCGAG GCCATATTGATCATTCTGCAAGGGTCATGCGGGCAATTACATGGAATAGATCATTCAAAGGTTTGCCAAATGCCGATGATGGGAAGGATGATTTTGATTCAGAAGAGCATGAAACACATGCCACAGTCTTGGATAAAATGCTAGCATGGGAGAAAAAATTGTATGATGAAGTGAAG GCAGGTGAGATTATGAGATTCGAGTATCAGAAAAAAGTTGCCATGCTGAACAAGCAAAAGAAACGTGGTACCAACGCTGAAGCAttggaaaaaacaaaagcagCAGTTAGTCATCTGAATACAAGATACATAGTTGATATGCAGTCCATGGACTCAACAGTTTCAGAAATAAACCGTCTAAGAGATGACCAATTATACCCAAAACTTGTAGCACTTGTTGACGG GATGGCCACAATGTGGGGAACCATGCTAGAACATCATAAAAGCCAGTCAAAGACTGCTATGGCTCTGAAATCTTTGGACATCTCCCAGTCCCCCAAGGAAACGAGTGAGCACCACCATAAGCGCACCATCCAGCTGTGGATTGTCGTCCAAGAGTGGCATTCACAGTTCGATAAGCTTGTTACCAAtcagaaaaattatataacagCCCTGAAGAAGTGGTTGAGGCTAAATCTAATCCCAATAGAGAGCAATCTGAAAGAGAAAGTTTCTTCCCCACCAAGGCCCCAAAATCCCCCGATTCAGGCGCTCCTGCAAGCCTGGAATGATCATCTGGAAAAGCTTCCAGATGAGCTTGCAAAAACCTCTATATCCAACTTCGCTGCTATCATAGAAACTATAATGCAACATCAACAGGACGAGATGAGATTGAAGGCAAAATGCGAGGAGACTGCAAAGGAGCTTGAACGAAAAACCCGGCAATTTAATGACTGGCACAGTAAGTACATGCAGAAGAGAATACCAGATGAAAATGACCGAGAGCACTCGGGAGATGACCCGCATGATGAAGTTGTTATTGAGAGGAAGTTAGTAGTGGAGACATTATCAAATAGGCTGAAAGACGAGGAGGAAACCTACCAGAAGGAGTGCGTTCTGGTGAGGGACAAGTCTTTGGCGAGCCTTAAAAATCACTTGCCGGAGCTTTTCCGGGCACTATCAGAATTCTCTTATGCATGTTCAGATATGTACAGTCGATTGAGGTCCATTTCACGTTCCCAGAAGCCAGCTGGGAACTAG